From Shewanella psychrophila, a single genomic window includes:
- a CDS encoding RluA family pseudouridine synthase translates to MHSPEHCFTSFKAPTSEFTLPELFTFPFYYEPHPLCLLAASELQQHLETQTVWQHDFGLREAEDSGLREANGSDLNEANGFGLNEAKGSSLNETKGSGLNDDGSDGLGKMFGVLLVKNQQGELGYLSAFSGKIADKNLLPGFVPPVFDMLAKDGFFIPEQDKINLINAEITELKRKPELARLHSMLADETLLAEQQIAAHRASMIENRKQRKAQRLAGESLDEDALKQLSIQMSRESVQDKNRLKELTSYWDERLASAKSAHGQVNDRLLRLKLKRKTMSAALQQRLFDEYCFLNIKEEQRSLGDIFKDTIHKTPPAGSGECAAPKLLHYAFKHGLTPVAMAEFWWGVAPKSEIRQHKNFYGACKGKCQPILGHMLDGLPTDENPLLTNPAEGKQLDIIYQDRDMLVINKPAEFLSVPGRNIDDSVYSRIKQLYPDATGPLIVHRLDMSTSGLMVIALNKEANKSLQKQFITRTVKKRYVALLTGELSQDEGIISLPLRGDFDDRPRQLVCFEHGKPAETKWQVISRRDGLTKVHLYPKTGRTHQLRVHSAHPQGLNMPIVGDDLYGKKSERLHLHAELLELNHPTTREAMSFRVDAGF, encoded by the coding sequence ATGCATTCCCCAGAACATTGTTTTACCTCATTTAAAGCGCCGACCTCTGAGTTTACTCTTCCGGAGCTTTTTACTTTTCCGTTTTATTATGAGCCCCACCCTCTGTGTTTGTTAGCAGCCAGTGAATTGCAGCAACACCTAGAAACCCAAACAGTGTGGCAGCATGACTTTGGTTTACGTGAAGCTGAAGACTCTGGTTTACGTGAAGCTAATGGTTCTGATTTAAATGAAGCTAATGGCTTTGGTTTAAATGAAGCTAAAGGCTCTAGTTTAAATGAAACTAAAGGCTCTGGCCTCAATGACGATGGGAGTGATGGCTTAGGCAAAATGTTCGGTGTGTTACTGGTAAAAAACCAGCAAGGTGAGCTTGGTTACCTATCAGCATTTTCCGGCAAGATAGCGGATAAAAATCTACTGCCAGGCTTTGTGCCTCCAGTATTTGATATGTTGGCCAAAGACGGCTTTTTTATTCCCGAGCAAGATAAGATAAACCTGATAAACGCTGAAATCACCGAACTTAAACGCAAGCCAGAGCTTGCTCGTTTACACTCTATGTTAGCCGATGAAACTCTGTTAGCTGAGCAACAGATAGCCGCCCATCGCGCATCTATGATTGAAAATCGTAAGCAAAGAAAGGCACAGCGTTTGGCGGGTGAATCCCTCGATGAAGATGCCCTTAAGCAACTCAGTATTCAGATGAGTAGAGAGAGCGTTCAAGATAAGAATCGATTAAAAGAGTTAACCAGCTATTGGGATGAACGACTCGCCAGTGCCAAGTCTGCACATGGGCAAGTTAATGATCGTCTCTTACGTTTAAAGCTAAAGCGTAAAACCATGTCTGCCGCCCTGCAGCAACGCCTGTTTGATGAATATTGCTTCCTGAACATAAAAGAAGAGCAAAGAAGTCTAGGTGATATCTTCAAAGACACCATACATAAGACTCCACCAGCGGGTTCGGGTGAATGCGCCGCGCCTAAGCTATTACACTATGCCTTTAAACATGGTCTGACACCTGTAGCCATGGCCGAATTTTGGTGGGGAGTCGCACCAAAGTCTGAGATAAGGCAACATAAGAACTTCTATGGTGCTTGTAAGGGGAAATGCCAACCGATATTAGGACATATGCTTGACGGTCTGCCTACCGATGAAAACCCTTTATTAACCAATCCTGCAGAGGGTAAACAGCTCGATATAATCTATCAGGATCGAGATATGTTAGTGATCAACAAGCCCGCAGAGTTCCTGTCTGTTCCCGGTAGAAACATAGATGATTCTGTGTATTCACGAATTAAACAGTTATATCCCGATGCAACAGGCCCGCTTATCGTCCATAGGCTGGATATGTCCACCTCTGGCTTAATGGTGATCGCCCTCAATAAAGAGGCCAACAAAAGCTTGCAGAAGCAATTTATTACTCGCACCGTCAAGAAGCGCTATGTAGCGTTATTAACGGGCGAGCTCAGCCAAGATGAAGGCATCATCAGCTTACCGCTTCGGGGAGACTTCGATGATCGCCCCAGACAACTGGTGTGTTTCGAACATGGCAAGCCGGCAGAAACAAAATGGCAGGTTATTTCTCGGCGCGATGGACTAACGAAAGTACATCTATACCCTAAGACTGGGCGCACTCACCAACTCAGAGTACACAGCGCCCACCCCCAAGGGCTTAACATGCCAATCGTCGGGGATGATCTATACGGTAAAAAGAGTGAACGATTACATCTCCATGCCGAGTTATTAGAGCTCAATCATCCAACGACACGTGAAGCCATGAGCTTCCGAGTTGATGCAGGCTTTTAA
- a CDS encoding Hcp family type VI secretion system effector, producing MPTPCYISIKGQTQGHITAGAFTADSVGDIFVEGHEDEMLVQQFDHVVTVPTDPQSGQPSGQRIHKPFKFTVALNKAVPLMYNSLASGEKISEVELKWYRTSVEGKQEHFFSTKLEGATIIDIQCHMPHCQDSNKADFTQLLTVSMAYRKIDWDHVTAGTSGADDWRKPIEA from the coding sequence ATGCCAACTCCATGTTATATCTCCATCAAAGGACAGACCCAAGGACACATTACTGCAGGTGCTTTCACTGCCGACTCCGTCGGTGACATTTTTGTCGAAGGGCATGAAGATGAGATGCTGGTTCAACAATTTGACCATGTTGTCACGGTGCCTACAGATCCACAATCAGGACAGCCTTCTGGTCAGCGTATTCACAAGCCATTTAAGTTTACTGTGGCACTCAATAAAGCGGTGCCTTTGATGTATAACTCGCTGGCGTCAGGTGAGAAAATCTCAGAAGTGGAACTCAAGTGGTACCGCACTTCAGTTGAGGGTAAACAGGAACATTTCTTCAGCACCAAGCTTGAAGGCGCCACCATTATCGACATTCAATGTCATATGCCTCATTGCCAAGACAGCAATAAAGCAGACTTTACTCAGCTACTCACTGTATCTATGGCTTATCGCAAGATTGATTGGGATCACGTCACTGCCGGTACATCAGGTGCTGATGACTGGCGTAAGCCAATTGAAGCATAA
- a CDS encoding glutathione S-transferase — translation MNQLPLPTLYSLQHCPYAMRARLGLLLAKQKVMLKAVVTKNKPEEMLAISPKGTVPVLILEHVIEDLSECEDESHGVARVVTRVEAGVETGIESADYSQQVKIIDESVDIMLWALNINDPDDLLLSQTPDALPKMLKLISYNDKVFKPLLEEYKDAKRYHKDTESELRQQCEGFIQTLELRLSQHTYLMGDSLSLLDFALLPFVRQFARVDRHWYLQSPYPLLRQWLKAHLDSPLFSRMMKKFPLYLESGEAYPFG, via the coding sequence ATGAACCAGCTCCCTTTACCAACCCTCTATTCACTGCAGCACTGCCCCTATGCCATGCGAGCCCGCTTAGGCTTGTTACTGGCTAAACAGAAAGTCATGCTAAAAGCCGTGGTCACCAAAAATAAACCCGAGGAAATGCTCGCCATTTCCCCCAAGGGCACAGTACCCGTGCTTATACTTGAACATGTGATTGAAGATCTCAGTGAATGTGAGGATGAGAGTCACGGTGTGGCTAGAGTGGTGACTAGAGTTGAGGCCGGAGTTGAAACTGGGATCGAAAGTGCAGACTATTCTCAACAAGTAAAAATCATCGATGAGAGTGTGGATATCATGCTGTGGGCGCTGAACATAAACGACCCGGATGATCTACTGTTAAGCCAGACACCCGATGCGCTGCCAAAGATGCTCAAATTAATCAGCTACAACGATAAGGTATTCAAGCCATTGCTCGAAGAATATAAAGATGCCAAACGCTATCATAAAGACACCGAATCCGAGTTACGTCAGCAGTGTGAAGGTTTTATACAAACTTTAGAGCTACGCCTGTCTCAACACACATACCTAATGGGCGACAGCCTAAGCTTGCTCGATTTTGCGCTACTGCCCTTCGTGCGTCAGTTTGCCCGAGTCGACCGCCATTGGTATTTACAATCCCCCTATCCGTTATTAAGACAGTGGTTAAAAGCCCACTTGGACAGCCCGCTATTTTCGCGAATGATGAAGAAATTCCCGCTCTATCTTGAGTCTGGAGAAGCGTATCCTTTTGGTTAA
- a CDS encoding DUF4123 domain-containing protein, which yields MQHTLDLVQADITQSVSRIDSAQYAIIEPLLCSDISQWLYEEGISARSIPLFSDTPYQSLAEDGPLLIELAERTQLTSSIKSACQRFPVGCFIQSDLSFEALADLLSECLTINSGQNLALFRFYEPRMLLPLMMVMSKADKQHFFQGITSFTWFDKQWLSASVANAASPSQHSDVTRWTMTAQQGEAMQQVLTQWQQNTAHSPTVHSG from the coding sequence ATGCAGCATACACTCGACTTAGTTCAGGCTGACATCACGCAGAGTGTGTCCCGTATCGACAGTGCGCAATACGCCATTATAGAGCCGCTTTTGTGTTCGGATATTAGTCAATGGTTGTATGAAGAGGGCATTTCTGCAAGGTCTATTCCCCTGTTTTCTGATACGCCTTACCAATCACTGGCCGAAGATGGACCGCTATTGATTGAGCTTGCTGAGCGGACACAACTCACAAGCAGTATTAAATCCGCTTGCCAGCGTTTCCCTGTTGGCTGTTTTATTCAGTCAGACTTGAGTTTTGAAGCGTTAGCTGACTTGCTCTCTGAATGCTTGACCATTAATAGCGGCCAAAACCTTGCCCTGTTCAGGTTTTATGAACCCAGAATGCTGCTGCCTTTGATGATGGTGATGAGCAAGGCAGATAAACAACATTTTTTTCAAGGTATCACCTCATTCACCTGGTTTGACAAGCAATGGTTATCCGCTTCTGTGGCCAATGCCGCCTCACCTTCTCAACACTCAGATGTTACCCGCTGGACAATGACAGCCCAACAGGGTGAGGCAATGCAGCAAGTGTTAACCCAGTGGCAGCAAAATACTGCCCATTCACCTACTGTACATTCAGGATAA
- a CDS encoding type VI secretion system Vgr family protein — MIAVGNGLRYHFSAEGVSDDSFEVLAFDFKEGLSSPFEVKLTLLSRLDDLTPESIVDQTGLLTWYQAGSLQRQVHGIVSQFSKADTGHHHTQYHITLVPALSRLKLRQNSRIFQQKSVLSIIATLLTEMGIKDYAFSCDARFESQVREYCVQYRETDFDFISRLAAEVGLFYYFQHSEKSHTLVFSDSTTKQPHLEVPFPYNAVNGGAAEVPFVSSFSYQHQIKPASVTLKDNSFKKPQYSFLQTNTGKALGFQRQDYEHFDYPGRYKDDESGIPFTQVRQEYLRRDAQLAAGKSNLMQAVSGSKFDLMEHPDLNKEGDAALNRDWLMVSVEHKGEQGAAAEEANTQAVTTYSNTFTAIPGNAPWQAEPNAKPLVSGDQCATVVGPKDEEIFCDEFGRVKVQFPWDRYGYSDDNSSCWVRVSQGWAGGQYGMMAIPRIGHEVIVSFLEGDPDQPIITGRTFHSTNQVPYPLPANKTRTVLKTQTHKGEGSNELRFEDEADKEEIYLHAQKDMNTLVENDQSTNIKHDAHLDIENERFTRIKANDHLTVEGERRTVVKQDVSLNIDGSLQQKVAKKSILEAGTEVHLKAGTKIIIEAGAEITLKAGGSFLKIDPAGVHLVGAAINLNSGGSAGSGSGYAGTLASLPGNVDAAILPEGDAVMLAAASMESVTVLDYPAILQKGALVTELCHCNGGQACSIHST; from the coding sequence ATGATTGCTGTTGGAAATGGATTGCGTTACCACTTTAGCGCCGAAGGTGTGAGTGATGACAGCTTTGAGGTGTTAGCGTTTGATTTTAAAGAGGGGTTATCATCACCCTTTGAGGTCAAGCTCACGTTGCTGAGCCGACTGGATGATTTGACGCCTGAGTCTATTGTCGACCAGACGGGGTTGCTCACCTGGTATCAAGCGGGTTCGCTGCAACGTCAGGTACACGGCATCGTCAGTCAATTCAGTAAAGCTGATACGGGCCATCATCATACCCAATACCACATCACCTTAGTGCCGGCGCTATCCAGACTCAAACTCAGACAAAATAGTCGCATCTTCCAGCAAAAAAGCGTGCTGAGTATTATCGCGACGCTCCTCACTGAGATGGGGATTAAGGATTATGCGTTCAGTTGTGATGCTAGATTTGAGTCGCAGGTGCGTGAATACTGTGTCCAGTATCGGGAAACTGATTTCGACTTTATCTCCCGCTTAGCAGCAGAAGTTGGCTTGTTTTATTACTTTCAGCACAGTGAGAAGAGTCACACGCTGGTGTTCAGTGACAGCACCACTAAGCAACCTCATTTAGAAGTGCCATTTCCCTACAACGCGGTCAATGGCGGCGCAGCAGAAGTGCCATTTGTTAGCTCATTTAGCTACCAGCACCAAATCAAGCCTGCCAGCGTGACGCTCAAAGACAACAGCTTCAAGAAGCCCCAATACAGCTTCCTACAAACCAATACGGGTAAGGCATTGGGTTTTCAGCGACAAGATTACGAACACTTCGATTACCCCGGGCGTTATAAAGACGATGAGAGTGGTATACCGTTCACACAAGTTCGGCAAGAATACCTGCGCCGAGATGCACAGCTCGCGGCCGGTAAAAGCAACCTCATGCAGGCCGTCAGCGGCAGCAAGTTTGACCTGATGGAGCACCCTGATTTAAACAAAGAGGGAGATGCAGCGCTAAACCGTGACTGGCTCATGGTCTCGGTTGAGCATAAAGGTGAGCAAGGCGCGGCGGCGGAAGAGGCCAATACTCAAGCCGTCACCACCTATAGCAACACATTTACCGCCATTCCCGGCAATGCGCCCTGGCAAGCAGAGCCTAATGCAAAACCTTTGGTCAGTGGGGACCAGTGTGCGACAGTGGTCGGCCCCAAAGATGAAGAGATTTTTTGTGATGAGTTTGGCCGTGTAAAAGTACAATTTCCCTGGGACCGTTATGGCTATAGCGATGATAATTCCAGCTGCTGGGTGCGTGTCAGTCAAGGCTGGGCCGGTGGTCAATATGGCATGATGGCTATTCCCCGGATTGGTCATGAAGTCATTGTCAGTTTTTTAGAGGGCGACCCAGACCAACCCATCATTACAGGTCGCACTTTTCACAGCACTAATCAGGTGCCTTATCCGCTGCCAGCTAATAAGACCCGTACCGTGCTGAAGACCCAAACCCATAAGGGTGAAGGCAGTAACGAGTTACGTTTTGAAGATGAGGCTGACAAGGAAGAGATATACCTTCATGCACAGAAGGACATGAATACCTTAGTTGAAAACGACCAGAGTACGAACATCAAACACGATGCCCATCTGGACATTGAAAATGAACGCTTTACCCGCATCAAGGCTAATGACCACCTTACCGTCGAGGGAGAGAGACGCACTGTGGTGAAGCAAGATGTCAGCCTCAATATCGATGGCAGTCTACAGCAGAAAGTGGCTAAAAAATCGATATTGGAAGCCGGCACCGAAGTGCACCTTAAAGCGGGCACAAAAATTATCATCGAAGCTGGCGCCGAAATCACCCTTAAAGCCGGTGGCAGCTTCCTTAAGATAGACCCTGCGGGCGTGCATTTAGTTGGTGCAGCAATCAACTTAAACTCAGGCGGTAGCGCGGGCTCAGGCAGTGGTTATGCAGGGACACTGGCCTCGCTGCCTGGTAATGTCGACGCTGCAATATTACCAGAAGGTGATGCGGTGATGCTGGCTGCTGCCAGCATGGAAAGCGTCACGGTACTCGATTACCCTGCGATATTGCAAAAGGGGGCGTTAGTCACCGAACTTTGCCACTGCAATGGAGGGCAAGCATGCAGCATACACTCGACTTAG
- a CDS encoding peptidase U32 family protein, translated as MSRKIELLAPGGDVEAIKAAIVAGANAVYCGLDTFNARNRAANLSFDDLCGILRLAHQYECEVFLTLNVVILEHELPALFKLLNQLVNTSLDGIIVQDLGLFNLVKKHFPTLDIHASTQLTTHNEGQIHFLSRIGASRVNLSREMNLPEIKTLTALAHEHDMLTEVFVHGSLCIAFSGQCYSSSVSVGNSGNRGRCSQACRDEYEETAAGNKYPLNLKDNSAYFDLPELVDAQVDSLKIEGRIKGAHYVYTVVDSWRKQINQFVDTGKLLEDDTNLYKVFNRDFTNSFLKGNLTKDMFIDNPRDNSVNHAVEKQNAISVVQIQEVKQTLRADKNELGASLEDKIQYLNIDKMLLTLNFKGQLDQTFAIEARVETVSNQVEQANQIQTFSVQSESMLRASDKSPLDKEALEKRFRSFNNADYVIQNYDFTELASGLSIPFKELTALKNKLAFLLNNSVDVIAPVELPKLEQHAKVHGKQDDKPSLSLLISDEQDAHLGDITDADIYFKLPESFKKNCNKYIELLKRNPRFIPWFPAVLIGKDYLEAVRILEEVKPTRIVSNNTGVAYKAFEMGIEWIAGPLLNTTNSYALRTLQEDLNCSGAFISNEINRMQMRNIKRPAGFKLLYSIYHPILMMTSRQCFFQQTVGCNKPSIEDGCMLKCEKATTITNVKGISFAVDKQKGGYPSIYNDEQFLNLDVINDYSNLFDQFFIDLTDIGSGSKAKLDKTQLIAHFENLLEGSEDAKTQLDTMVTVSTHAQYRQGL; from the coding sequence ATGAGTAGAAAAATAGAGTTGTTAGCGCCAGGCGGTGATGTTGAAGCAATAAAGGCCGCTATTGTTGCCGGTGCCAATGCCGTCTATTGCGGCTTAGATACCTTTAATGCCCGTAACCGTGCCGCTAACCTTTCCTTTGATGATCTCTGTGGCATCCTAAGGCTCGCTCACCAGTATGAATGTGAAGTGTTCCTGACTTTGAACGTGGTGATTTTGGAACATGAACTACCCGCACTATTTAAGTTACTGAATCAGTTAGTCAACACCAGTTTAGATGGCATCATAGTTCAAGATCTCGGTCTGTTTAATCTCGTTAAGAAGCACTTCCCGACCTTAGACATTCACGCATCGACTCAGTTAACCACTCATAATGAAGGCCAGATACACTTTCTTAGCAGAATAGGCGCTTCACGGGTCAACCTCTCACGAGAAATGAATTTACCTGAGATAAAAACACTAACAGCCCTGGCCCATGAACATGATATGTTGACCGAAGTGTTTGTTCATGGCTCTTTATGTATCGCTTTCTCGGGCCAATGTTATTCGAGCTCAGTCAGCGTCGGTAATTCAGGTAACCGAGGCCGCTGTAGTCAGGCTTGCCGAGATGAGTACGAAGAGACGGCTGCGGGCAATAAATATCCTTTGAATCTCAAAGATAACTCAGCGTATTTTGACCTGCCAGAATTAGTCGATGCTCAGGTTGATTCACTCAAAATTGAAGGTCGTATCAAGGGCGCACACTATGTTTATACCGTGGTAGATAGCTGGCGCAAACAGATCAACCAGTTCGTCGATACCGGCAAGTTACTTGAAGATGATACTAACCTCTACAAGGTATTTAACCGTGATTTTACCAACTCATTCTTGAAGGGTAACCTCACAAAAGACATGTTTATCGATAACCCTCGCGATAACAGTGTTAACCATGCGGTAGAAAAACAAAATGCTATCTCAGTGGTGCAAATCCAAGAAGTAAAACAAACACTCAGAGCCGATAAGAATGAGCTAGGGGCAAGCCTTGAAGATAAGATTCAGTACCTTAATATCGACAAGATGCTACTCACGTTAAACTTCAAAGGTCAGCTAGACCAGACCTTCGCTATTGAGGCAAGAGTTGAAACGGTTTCTAATCAAGTCGAACAAGCAAACCAGATCCAAACTTTCTCTGTTCAATCTGAGTCCATGCTACGAGCCTCAGATAAGTCTCCATTAGATAAAGAGGCGTTAGAGAAACGCTTCAGAAGCTTCAACAACGCTGATTATGTTATACAAAATTATGATTTCACTGAATTAGCTAGCGGTCTGAGTATTCCATTTAAAGAGCTAACGGCGCTTAAAAACAAGCTAGCGTTTCTGCTTAATAATTCGGTAGATGTGATAGCCCCGGTTGAACTCCCAAAACTTGAGCAGCATGCCAAGGTGCATGGAAAACAAGATGATAAGCCAAGCCTTTCACTGCTGATAAGTGATGAGCAAGATGCCCATCTTGGCGATATTACCGATGCCGATATCTACTTCAAGCTGCCAGAGAGCTTTAAGAAAAACTGCAATAAGTATATTGAGCTATTGAAGCGTAATCCAAGATTCATCCCTTGGTTCCCAGCAGTATTGATCGGCAAAGATTACCTCGAAGCAGTGAGAATTCTTGAAGAGGTTAAGCCCACACGTATCGTCAGCAATAACACAGGTGTTGCCTATAAGGCGTTTGAGATGGGCATCGAGTGGATTGCCGGCCCACTGTTAAATACCACCAACTCCTATGCCCTGCGAACCTTACAGGAAGACTTAAACTGCTCTGGTGCATTTATTTCTAACGAAATTAACCGTATGCAGATGAGAAACATTAAGCGTCCTGCAGGGTTCAAGTTGCTTTACAGCATCTATCATCCAATCTTAATGATGACTAGCCGTCAGTGTTTCTTCCAGCAGACCGTGGGCTGTAATAAACCGAGTATCGAAGATGGTTGCATGCTCAAATGTGAGAAAGCCACTACCATCACTAACGTCAAAGGGATCTCATTTGCCGTCGATAAGCAAAAAGGCGGTTACCCGAGCATCTACAACGATGAGCAATTCTTAAACTTAGATGTGATCAATGACTACTCTAACCTATTCGATCAGTTCTTTATCGACCTGACCGATATCGGCTCAGGCTCAAAAGCTAAACTGGATAAAACCCAACTTATTGCACACTTCGAAAATTTGCTCGAAGGCAGTGAAGACGCTAAGACTCAGCTAGATACTATGGTAACCGTGTCGACACATGCTCAGTACCGACAAGGTCTGTAA
- a CDS encoding formylglycine-generating enzyme family protein, which translates to MRFYRLNSLTLGLMTTFILTACGTGDLNPLLITSSSVPDNDIKAISAKIEARYPKMDKQLKLQILDVAVKSMEDMVWIEGGSFMMGDIRTPCDIIDKDRMDWTPEASCYSDFISRKNGAIYQHKVTLDNYSLAKYETTYYGADAYRLAHGIELDRAEDRVLYEGLTQRIKNDPSRTKRWQEAKNYCLWLGDLTGYKFDLPTEAQWEYAARNRGKNIYYATNNGYKQRANDSYYVSELGRHVDILPEEVNYGSGFDEVGSWPANPLGIHDLSGNMEEWVNDWFSADYYQHSPEDNPQGPDTGSDKVVRGGQGLVVTTRAFEPIDSEYTATRGFRCAVQQSLPVVE; encoded by the coding sequence ATGAGATTTTATCGGTTAAATTCATTGACTCTGGGCTTAATGACCACCTTCATACTGACAGCGTGTGGCACTGGTGATTTGAATCCTCTCCTCATCACCAGTAGCTCAGTGCCAGATAATGATATCAAGGCCATTTCAGCCAAAATAGAAGCCCGTTATCCCAAGATGGATAAACAGCTTAAGCTGCAAATATTAGATGTGGCGGTTAAATCCATGGAAGACATGGTGTGGATTGAAGGTGGCAGTTTCATGATGGGCGATATTCGAACCCCTTGTGACATTATCGATAAAGATCGCATGGACTGGACACCTGAAGCCAGTTGCTACAGCGACTTCATCTCCAGAAAAAATGGCGCAATTTATCAGCACAAGGTCACACTGGATAACTATTCATTGGCCAAATATGAAACAACTTATTATGGGGCCGATGCATATCGTTTAGCCCACGGTATAGAGCTGGACCGTGCCGAAGATCGTGTGTTGTATGAGGGATTAACTCAACGAATTAAAAATGACCCATCGAGAACCAAGCGCTGGCAAGAAGCCAAAAACTACTGCCTCTGGCTGGGCGATCTCACTGGCTACAAGTTTGACTTACCTACCGAAGCCCAGTGGGAATATGCGGCGCGCAACCGCGGTAAAAATATCTACTACGCCACCAACAATGGTTATAAACAGCGTGCTAATGACAGTTATTATGTTTCAGAGTTAGGCCGGCATGTCGACATCCTCCCCGAAGAAGTCAATTACGGCTCAGGATTTGACGAGGTTGGTAGCTGGCCGGCTAACCCCTTGGGTATTCACGACCTGTCCGGCAACATGGAGGAGTGGGTTAATGACTGGTTCTCGGCGGATTATTACCAACACTCACCAGAAGACAATCCTCAGGGGCCGGACACTGGCAGCGATAAAGTGGTCAGAGGAGGCCAAGGTTTGGTCGTCACGACTCGCGCCTTCGAGCCGATCGATAGTGAATATACTGCTACAAGAGGTTTTCGCTGCGCTGTGCAGCAAAGCCTCCCTGTGGTTGAATGA
- a CDS encoding LysM peptidoglycan-binding domain-containing protein, producing MTTTYTVKQGDTLLGIAIEQNIAFPELLALNPQYQLNPDVIYPGELVTLPSTFEPAEPELTIEPVEPVRPVEPGCVMGKPACKGMDACDVLFLTGGEPDAYYVLDEHAQTLLKQEISTMDKLIEDYRAVLDKAPDNKEASEADVEQHLSRKQAWVAKAVHAGAIGVESSKGATQSSAIQPQNKQYLVAKITELRRTRQLLADYVPFFSEPSMATLRSQRLKSIDTEIEKLIAQVPSKPSPESSVKQGVNFENLGNVSGQLGSRPSQRGIIEIMLVSENRLVYIRAEFLERERTSWRTNPTQTRLRQLIANRDVAGIQQAMFEDIREGLVKDKSNGMLGKLEGNIKKWAHPGWKWKEWKDTKKLWVNEDGDTRFAVSAEAQLLRFSAQASVKASFEPSEGKVDIGIGGDATFSLAEGKVEGKYFMPYEKGYALTLAYLDSNKQTALYSFGCFRASIGVTLSCFAGVIVNGEAKLSNQEQASGGDFIISQYSACPHQCDRWPRGKSGRFCWSTSGRSGCRCARMAVTGRYCYHQFQCTG from the coding sequence ATGACTACCACCTATACCGTTAAACAGGGCGATACCCTATTAGGCATCGCCATCGAGCAAAATATTGCCTTTCCTGAGCTGTTAGCGTTAAACCCGCAATATCAATTAAACCCGGACGTCATTTATCCTGGCGAGCTCGTAACACTGCCGAGCACCTTTGAGCCGGCGGAGCCTGAGCTGACCATTGAACCGGTTGAGCCAGTGCGTCCTGTAGAGCCTGGTTGTGTAATGGGTAAACCTGCTTGTAAAGGGATGGATGCCTGCGATGTATTATTTCTAACTGGTGGTGAGCCTGATGCTTATTACGTCCTTGATGAGCATGCCCAGACCTTGCTCAAGCAAGAAATTTCCACTATGGACAAGCTCATTGAAGATTACCGAGCAGTATTAGATAAAGCGCCCGATAACAAAGAAGCCAGCGAAGCCGATGTTGAACAACATCTGAGCCGAAAACAGGCTTGGGTCGCTAAAGCGGTGCACGCCGGGGCCATTGGTGTTGAGTCAAGTAAGGGGGCAACCCAGTCTTCAGCTATTCAGCCACAAAATAAACAGTACCTAGTGGCAAAAATTACCGAGTTACGGCGTACGCGTCAGTTGCTTGCTGACTATGTGCCCTTTTTCTCTGAGCCATCAATGGCAACGCTGCGGAGCCAGCGACTCAAGAGTATCGATACAGAGATAGAAAAACTCATCGCGCAAGTGCCCAGTAAACCTTCACCGGAAAGCTCGGTGAAGCAAGGCGTTAACTTCGAGAACCTCGGTAACGTGAGTGGACAGCTTGGTTCCCGCCCTAGCCAGAGAGGCATCATCGAAATCATGTTGGTGAGTGAAAACCGATTAGTGTATATCCGCGCGGAGTTTCTTGAGCGTGAAAGGACATCTTGGCGAACAAACCCAACTCAGACCCGATTACGCCAGTTGATAGCTAATCGTGATGTAGCTGGCATACAGCAGGCGATGTTTGAGGATATACGTGAGGGCCTGGTCAAAGATAAAAGCAATGGCATGTTGGGTAAGTTAGAAGGCAATATCAAGAAGTGGGCACACCCCGGGTGGAAATGGAAGGAGTGGAAAGACACCAAAAAGTTATGGGTCAATGAGGATGGGGATACCCGCTTTGCAGTTAGCGCAGAAGCGCAGTTACTGCGATTTTCGGCTCAAGCCAGCGTTAAGGCTAGTTTTGAACCCAGCGAAGGGAAGGTGGATATTGGTATCGGCGGTGATGCCACTTTCTCTTTGGCCGAAGGCAAGGTGGAAGGCAAATATTTTATGCCCTATGAGAAAGGCTACGCCTTAACCTTGGCTTATCTCGACAGTAACAAACAAACCGCACTCTATTCCTTTGGTTGCTTTCGCGCCTCAATCGGCGTGACCTTGAGCTGCTTTGCGGGAGTGATTGTCAATGGCGAAGCTAAACTCAGTAATCAAGAGCAGGCATCGGGGGGGGATTTTATTATCAGCCAATACTCAGCTTGCCCCCACCAATGCGACAGGTGGCCTCGGGGTAAAAGCGGAAGGTTTTGCTGGAGTACAAGCGGGCGGTCAGGTTGCAGGTGCGCTCGAATGGCAGTCACCGGAAGATATTGCTACCACCAATTTCAGTGCACTGGCTGA